In a genomic window of Larus michahellis chromosome 3, bLarMic1.1, whole genome shotgun sequence:
- the COL10A1 gene encoding collagen alpha-1(X) chain, giving the protein MHLQISLLLLFCLNIVHGSDGYFSERYQKQSSIKGPHFLPFNVKSQGVQIRGEQGPPGPPGPIGPRGQPGPAGKPGFGSPGPQGPPGPPGPPGFSAVGKPGMPGLPGKPGDRGLNGEKGEAGPVGLPGARGPQGPPGTPGPAGLSVPGKPGPQGPPGAQGPRGLPGEKGEPGIPGINGQKGENGFGVPGRPGNRGLPGPQGPRGLPGPAGIGKPGENGLPGQPGMKGDRGLPGAPGAAGIPGPQGPPGEPGEAGIGKPGPMGPPGAAGIPGAKGHPGPAGLPGSPGLPGFGKPGLPGMKGHRGPEGPPGLPGPKGDQGPAGVSGEPGPVGPPGNMGPQGLKGLPGENGLPGPKGDMGPAGPPGFPGAKGERGLPGLEGKPGYPGEQGLAGPKGHPGFPGPKGDTGHAGPPGLPGPMGPQGVKGVPGINGEPGPRGPSGIPGIRGPIGPPGLPGAPGAKGEPGAPGLPGPAGIATKGLSGPMGPPGPPGPKGNNGEPGLPGPPGPPGPPGQAVIPQMPESYVKAGESRELSGMSYMKGVNQALTGMPVSAFSVILSKAYPGATVPIKFDKILYNRQQHYDPRTGIFTCRVPGLYYFSYHVHAKGTNVWVALYKNGSPLMYTYDEYKKGYLDQASGSAVIDLTENDQVWLQLPNSESNGLYSSDYVHSSFSGFLFAHN; this is encoded by the exons ATGCATTTACAAATATCCTTACTGCTGCTGTTTTGTCTGAACATTGTCCACGGCAGCGATGGATACTTTTCTGAGAGATACCAGAAACAATCCAGCATCAAGGGGCCACATTTTCTACCATTCAATGTAAAGAGTCAAG GTGTGCAGATAAGGGGTGAACAAGGACCCCCTGGTCCTCCTGGCCCTATTGGACCACGAGGACAACCAGGACCTGCAGGAAAACCAGGCTTTGGAAGTCCTGGTCCCCAAGGACCCCCTGGTCCGCCAGGACCACCTGGATTCTCTGCTGTTGGAAAGCCAGGCATGCCGGGTCTACCAGGAAAGCCAGGAGATAGAGGACTAAATGGTGAGAAAGGAGAAGCTGGACCTGTTGGGCTCCCAGGAGCAAGAGGGCCACAAGGACCCCCTGGCACTCCCGGCCCCGCAGGACTGTCTGTTCCCGGCAAGCCGGGACCGCAAGGCCCTCCAGGAGCTCAAGGGCCGAGGGGCCTCCCCGGTGAGAAGGGAGAGCCCGGTATCCCTGGTATAAACGgacaaaagggagaaaatggaTTCGGTGTTCCAGGCCGCCCGGGTAACAGGGGTCTTCCAGGCCCGCAGGGACCCCGGGGCCTTCCTGGTCCTGCTGGGATAGGGAAGCCTGGTGAAAATGGTCTTCCAGGTCAGCCTGGTATGAAAGGTGACAGAGGCTTACCAGGTGCACCCGGAGCAGCTGGTATCCCAGgcccccagggtcccccaggagAACCTGGAGAAGCTGGCATCGGCAAGCCTGGGCCAATGGGACCACCAGGAGCAGCAGGCATCCCCGGAGCCAAGGGACATCCCGGACCTGCAGGCTTGCCTGGATCCCCAGGTCTTCCAGGATTCGGAAAGCCAGGATTGCCAGGAATGAAGGGACACAGGGGGCCTGAAGGTCCTCCTGGCCTTCCAGGACCTAAAGGAGACCAAGGCCCAGCTGGCGTGTCAGGAGAACCAGGACCTGTCGGGCCACCAGGGAACATGGGCCCCCAAGGACTCAAAGGCTTGCCTGGTGAGAATGGCCTACCTGGACCCAAGGGTGACATGGGCCCTGCAGGCCCCCCAGGATTCCCAGGGGCCAAGGGTGAACGAGGTCTACCAGGATTAGAGGGAAAACCAGGATACCCAGGTGAGCAGGGTCTTGCTGGTCCTAAGGGACACCCAGGTTTCCCAGGTCCGAAAGGCGACACTGGCCACGCTGGGCCACCTGGCTTGCCTGGCCCAATGGGTCCACAAGGAGTGAAGGGAGTGCCTGGTATCAATGGTGAGCCCGGCCCCAGAGGGCCTTCAGGAATACCTGGGATCAGAGGCCCCATCGGCCCCCCTGGCCTGCCAGGAGCCCCTGGTGCAAAAGGTGAGCCAGGAGCACCAGGACTGCCAGGCCCAGCAGGTATCGCTACAAAAGGATTAAGTGGACCCATGGGACCACCCGGACCCCCTGGGCCTAAAGGCAACAATGGAGAGCCCGGCTTGCCAGGCCCCCCAGGTCCTCCTGGTCCCCCTGGCCAAGCCGTAATCCCACAGATGCCCGAAAGCTACGTTAAAGCAGGAGAGTCTCGGGAGCTATCAGGAATGTCTTACATGAAAGGAGTAAATCAAGCTCTTACAGGGATGCCAGTGTCTGCTTTCAGTGTCATCCTCTCAAAAGCCTACCCTGGGGCAACAGTCCCCATCAAATTTGATAAAATCTTGTACAATAGGCAGCAACACTATGACCCCAGAACAGGAATCTTCACCTGCAGGGTCCCTGGACTGTACTATTTCTCCTACCATGTCCATGCAAAAGGAACAAATGTTTGGGTTGCACTCTACAAAAATGGTTCCCCACTCATGTACACCTATGATGAGTACAAG